A genomic stretch from Methanocella sp. includes:
- a CDS encoding DNA-directed DNA polymerase gives MKFRGWLLDVDYEVVNNRPLIRMWCVDDSGRSAVIFDDSFEPYFYVVPYGDVPVSQLMSMSKEVGGELIRPVKADVVERRNFGVQIQCYRIFTQLPRDVPYLRELALKFGDVREADILFGVRYIIDKRLIPMGGIEAEGEPVPIDYADQALICRSPKAFAREEEPPLKVLAFDCEMWNPHGMPDPKKDPIIIISLKTNEEEKILKATDESDKSLIKEFIQYVRNYDPDVIVGYNQDGFDWPYLSERAKKHKLTLNVCRDGTSPMFGRGGLQRKVKLIGRLDIDLFQVAQRDVDGVKIKTLENVADFLGVMKKGGRVNLFAADIYQYWADEAKRGELIQYAKDDVSSTFGLAKELLPLQFEFARMVHEPADNVSKMGRGRQVESYLAYTAYEYGELIPSRGGEVETYLGGFVFPPVKGIHKNVASLDFSAMYPSIMITYNISPDTVCKDCNAECYPPAPEVGHCFRKEPEGFFTRILRSLVSHRSALKKKLALMDKADRDYKILDIRQKTIKILTNAFYGYTGWAQAKWYRRECAEATSAWGRYFIKKANDIAQAMGLEVLYGDTDSLFVTLKDGGRLSTVTGNFIRKVKEELPLDMDVDNIYRSIFFTESKKRYAGLTSKGEIVVRGLEVRRGDWCELAKELQSEVIRIILEEEDPDKAVKFVKDTISEVKEGRVPLDKLIIHKTLTKGVESYESAQAHVKAAERAREMDMSASVGSKISYVIVKGPGGTLSERAYPVDMFSKFKDGKLYAKDKTYELDAEYYVDKQLIPTALRILGYFGHTEDELKGKGVQGTLARFF, from the coding sequence ATGAAGTTCCGCGGCTGGCTTTTAGACGTCGACTATGAAGTCGTGAATAACAGGCCCCTGATACGCATGTGGTGCGTGGACGACTCGGGCCGGAGCGCCGTTATATTTGACGATTCCTTTGAGCCTTACTTTTATGTCGTGCCTTACGGCGATGTCCCCGTAAGCCAGCTGATGAGCATGTCCAAAGAAGTGGGCGGCGAGCTGATCCGCCCCGTGAAGGCCGACGTCGTAGAACGCAGGAACTTCGGCGTACAGATCCAGTGCTATCGCATTTTCACGCAGTTGCCGCGTGACGTCCCGTATTTACGTGAGCTGGCCCTGAAGTTCGGCGACGTGCGGGAGGCGGACATCCTTTTCGGCGTCCGCTACATCATCGATAAGCGGCTCATACCCATGGGCGGCATCGAGGCCGAAGGCGAGCCCGTGCCCATCGATTATGCGGATCAGGCGCTGATCTGCCGCAGCCCGAAAGCTTTTGCCAGGGAGGAAGAGCCGCCGCTAAAGGTCCTCGCCTTCGACTGCGAGATGTGGAACCCGCACGGCATGCCCGATCCCAAGAAAGACCCCATCATTATCATATCGCTAAAAACGAATGAGGAAGAAAAGATTTTGAAGGCCACCGACGAGAGCGATAAGAGCCTTATTAAAGAGTTTATCCAGTACGTCAGGAACTATGACCCGGACGTCATCGTCGGCTATAACCAGGACGGCTTTGACTGGCCCTACCTTTCGGAGCGGGCGAAGAAACATAAGCTTACGCTTAACGTGTGCCGCGACGGGACGTCGCCGATGTTCGGGCGGGGCGGCCTCCAGCGAAAGGTCAAGCTGATCGGGCGGCTGGACATCGACCTGTTCCAGGTAGCCCAGAGGGACGTGGACGGTGTCAAGATCAAAACGCTGGAGAACGTCGCCGACTTTTTGGGCGTCATGAAGAAGGGCGGGCGCGTGAATCTTTTCGCGGCCGACATCTACCAGTACTGGGCGGACGAGGCGAAGCGAGGCGAGCTCATCCAGTACGCGAAGGACGACGTATCGAGCACCTTCGGCCTGGCGAAGGAGCTCCTGCCGTTGCAGTTCGAGTTTGCGCGCATGGTGCACGAGCCCGCGGACAATGTCTCAAAAATGGGTCGGGGGCGGCAGGTGGAATCGTACCTGGCCTATACCGCCTACGAATATGGCGAACTGATACCTTCCAGGGGAGGCGAAGTGGAGACGTACCTGGGCGGCTTCGTTTTCCCGCCGGTGAAGGGCATCCACAAGAACGTCGCGTCGCTCGACTTCTCGGCTATGTACCCTTCCATCATGATCACCTACAATATCTCGCCGGATACGGTCTGTAAGGACTGTAACGCGGAATGCTACCCCCCGGCGCCCGAAGTCGGCCACTGTTTCCGAAAGGAGCCGGAAGGCTTCTTTACCCGCATTTTACGCTCCCTGGTAAGCCACCGCAGCGCGCTGAAAAAGAAGCTGGCGCTGATGGATAAGGCAGACCGGGACTATAAGATACTCGACATAAGGCAAAAGACCATCAAGATACTTACGAACGCCTTCTACGGGTATACCGGCTGGGCGCAGGCCAAGTGGTACCGGCGGGAATGTGCGGAGGCTACGTCGGCATGGGGCCGGTATTTCATCAAGAAGGCCAACGACATCGCGCAGGCCATGGGCCTCGAGGTCCTGTACGGCGATACGGACTCGCTCTTCGTCACGCTCAAGGACGGAGGGAGGCTCTCAACGGTCACGGGCAACTTCATCCGGAAAGTAAAGGAAGAGCTACCTCTGGACATGGACGTCGATAACATTTACCGCTCCATCTTCTTTACCGAATCCAAGAAACGCTATGCGGGCCTGACCAGCAAAGGCGAGATCGTCGTCCGGGGCCTGGAAGTGCGCCGTGGCGACTGGTGCGAGCTGGCGAAGGAATTACAGTCCGAGGTCATCCGCATCATCCTCGAGGAGGAGGACCCGGACAAGGCCGTGAAGTTCGTCAAGGATACGATCAGCGAGGTCAAGGAAGGCAGGGTGCCGCTGGATAAGCTCATCATCCATAAGACGTTGACGAAGGGCGTGGAGAGCTACGAGAGCGCCCAGGCGCACGTGAAGGCAGCCGAGCGGGCGCGGGAGATGGACATGTCCGCCTCCGTAGGCAGCAAGATCAGCTATGTTATCGTCAAAGGCCCCGGCGGCACGCTGAGCGAGCGTGCATACCCCGTGGACATGTTCAGCAAGTTCAAGGACGGGAAGCTGTATGCGAAGGATAAGACCTATGAGCTCGATGCCGAGTATTACGTCGATAAGCAGCTTATACCCACGGCGCTGCGCATCCTGGGCTACTTCGGGCACACAGAGGACGAGCTAAAGGGCAAGGGCGTGCAGGGTACGCTTGCCCGGTTCTTCTAA